Proteins co-encoded in one Nothobranchius furzeri strain GRZ-AD chromosome 4, NfurGRZ-RIMD1, whole genome shotgun sequence genomic window:
- the LOC139069782 gene encoding clumping factor B-like — MDFGLHVGFSEMSFAYGTVTDCVRERDCDSDCDCVREWDCDCDCNCVRERDCDCDCVRERDCDCDCDCDCVRERDCDCDCDCVRERDCDCDCVRERVCDCDCDCVRERDCDCDCDCVRERDCDCDCVRERDCDCVRERDCDCVRERDCDSVRERDCDCDCVTERDCDCDCVTERDCDCDCVTERDCDCDCVRERDCDCVRERDCDCDCVTERDCDCDCVRERDCDCVRERDCDCVRARARDCDCVRERDCDCVRERDCDSVRERDCNCVRETDCDCDCVSERDCDCDCVRERDFDCECVSERDCDCDCVRERDCDSVRERDCVCVRERDCDCERERGCDCDCDCVRERDCDCDCVRERDCDCDCVRERDLDSYCARERDCDCDCVRERDCDCDCVRERDCDCEGLCEGEGL; from the coding sequence ggactgtgactgactgtgtgagggagagggactgtgactctgactgtgactgtgtgagggagtgggactgtgactgtgactgtaactgtgtgagggagagggactgtgactgtgactgtgtgagggagagggactgtgactgtgactgtgactgtgactgtgtgagggagagggactgtgactgtgactgtgactgtgtgagggagagggactgtgactgtgactgtgtgagggagagggtctgtgactgtgactgtgactgtgtgagggagagggactgtgactgtgactgtgactgtgtgagggagagggactgtgactgtgactgtgtgagggagagggactgtgactgtgtcagggagagggactgtgactgtgtgagggagagggactgtgactctgtgagggagagggactgtgactgtgactgtgtgaccgagagggactgtgactgtgactgtgtgaccgagagggactgtgactgtgactgtgtgaccgagagggactgtgactgtgactgtgtgagggagagggactgtgactgtgtgagggagagggactgtgactgtgactgtgtgaccgagagggactgtgactgtgactgtgtgagggagagggactgtgactgtgtgagggagagggactgtgactgtgtgagggcgagggcgagggactgtgactgtgtgagggagagggactgtgactgtgtgagggagagggactgtgacagtgtgagggagagggactgtaactgtgtgagggagacggattgtgactgtgactgtgtgagcgagagggactgtgactgtgactgtgtgagggagagggactttgactgtgaatgtgtgagcgagagggactgtgactgtgactgtgtgagggagagggactgtgactctgtgagggagagggactgtgtctgtgtgagggagagggactgtgactgtgagagggagaggggctgtgactgtgactgtgactgtgtgagggagagggactgtgactgtgactgtgtgagggagagggactgtgactgtgactgtgtgagggagagggacctagactcttactgtgcgagggagagggactgtgactgtgactgtgtgagggagagggactgtgactgtgactgtgtgagggagagggactgtgactgtgagggactgtgtgagggagagggactgtga